Proteins from a single region of Neodiprion virginianus isolate iyNeoVirg1 chromosome 4, iyNeoVirg1.1, whole genome shotgun sequence:
- the LOC124302201 gene encoding uncharacterized protein LOC124302201 isoform X3 — protein sequence MGTRSMEVVWDSPAQINNNPIDRWDYAIELACLQGPDDLQLAAELGKTLLERNKELENHLKQQQNTIDEQAQEIEYMKKQTAALREVNDSRLRVYEQLEVSIQDLERANHRLALENSTDKKQIKSQSFNIETLEARCEELQRKLDELAAEHETLLRRHRNNDHTNNLPNRVTAIWQAKVSQDGSIEEDAAPPSPLPEKSADTSIRELASTLASDDEITELLRQLHEARNQRAREKKRVAELGEQLNSILQENSSLEEQLNMWRHKAEDMKNLQDEISTLEEVRQGLLCGRCLRGVDNRTHDALSIMLDQEEDDDLSLIESMTTESYRESDTPLPQEVGQKFQEEEVEDNPYRVLVEKYEALLEVQRHPAPCRKANGGGAGGCLSLQEELVMSGDFNSFINGSSSNQQESPPTQVASIKREVCALPAPKSTAIETRGNKGLRSACKKPFSGTPTDLSEAESSSSGFSDETSNKATQTDDPRSGSLLCSIADGEDCKFSIYDDASPIESRFRKTPEYRQLFREIFGVLKRAAEAKDEGEKLPLLDDAPGSSPSRVPPVSVDGNNYSSHQSTLKENAPSEFTDDNQSVVSSVVSEPPYRSTPDFGAQKTGRHEPSQSAKPANNSSSSVNGTEEQTKANGIGTRQGIHLTPIKRQPLEYLSIGVNVRKKSSAKKNSSTKRMQVGAGERPTTPDSAQATNSNRTKPNSAGRRRFRAPNFGPEQAENGGSNGAVWNGNTLNFFPSKTIGKDTMQSNGGTPPNTKQSNCSFVRYVSEHHSTTYEYRPGTASAEVARLKRLEMSYAEALRMPNKPKTSPNSNSSSSINRSINRRH from the exons ATGGGAACCAGAAGCATGGAGGTCGTTTGGGACTCCCCGGCTCAGATCAACAACAATCCAATTGATCGATGGGATTATGCGATTGAACTGGCCTGCTTACAAGGCCCAGATG ATCTCCAGCTGGCCGCCGAACTCGGGAAGACCTTACTCGAGCGCAACAAGGAGCTAGAGAATCATCTTAAGCAGCAGCAGAACACGATCGACGAGCAGGCGCAGGAGATTGAG TACATGAAAAAGCAAACTGCGGCTTTGAGGGAGGTAAACGATTCTCGATTGAGGGTCTACGAGCAGCTGGAAGTAAGCATACAGGATTTGGAGCGGGCAAACCATCGCCTGGCCCTCGAAAATTCCACGGATAAGAAACAAATCAAGAG CCAGAGTTTTAACATCGAAACTCTCGAAGCTCGATGCGAAGAATTACAGAGAAAATTGGATGAGCTTGCCGCCGAACACGAAACTCTGCTTCGTCGACATCGCAACAATGATCATACGAATAATTTGCCAAATCGCGTCACCGCAATTTGGCAGGCCAAGGTATCGCAGGATGGCAGCATTGAAGAG GACGCTGCCCCACCTAGCCCGTTGCCTGAAAAATCTGCGGATACGAGTATAAGAGAGCTGGCTTCCACACTGGCTAGCGACGATGAAATCACAGAGTTATTGCGGCAGCTTCACGAGGCGCGAAATCAGAGGGCACGGGAGAAAAAGAGAGTCGCGGAGCTTGGCGAACAGCTCAATTCAATCCTCCAGGAAAATTCGAGTCTCGAAGAGCAGCTCAATATGTGGCGACACAAGGCTGAGGACATGAAAAATCTCCAGGACGAAATCAGCACTCTCGAAGAAGTCAG ACAAGGGCTCCTCTGCGGTCGGTGTTTGCGCGGCGTTGACAACAGGACGCACGATGCGCTCTCGATAATGTTGGACCAAGAGGAGGATGACGATCTGAGCCTGATCGAATCCATGACGACTGAAAGCTACAGGGAATCCGATACTCCTCTACCGCAG GAAGTTGGTCAGAAATTCCAGGAAGAAGAGGTTGAGGACAACCCTTACAGGGTTCTTGTCGAGAAATATGAAGCTTTGCTCGAGGTGCAGCGGCACCCGGCACCGTGTAGAAAGGCGAACGGAGGAGGAGCCGGGGGCTGCTTGTCGCTCCAAGAAGAGCTGGTTATGTCGGGAGATTTCAACAGCTTTATAAACGGCTCTTCGTCCAACCAGCAGGAATCGCCGCCGACGCAGGTCGCGAGTATAAAGCGCGAAGTCTGCGCGTTACCGGCGCCGAAATCCACCGCTATCGAAACTCGCGGCAATAAGGGTCTCAGGTCGGCGTGCAAAAAGCCCTTCTCCGGCACCCCGACCGACCTCTCGGAGGCCGAGTCATCGTCCTCTGGGTTCTCAGACGAGACCAGCAACAAGGCGACGCAAACGGACGACCCGAGGTCGGGCTCGCTTCTCTGCTCCATCGCCGACGGCGAGGACTGCAAGTTCAGCATCTATGACGACGCCAGCCCCATCGAAAGCCGTTTTCGCAAGACTCCGGAGTACAGGCAGCTGTTCCGCGAAATATTCGGTGTTCTGAAACGCGCCGCCGAAGCGAAGGACGAGGGCGAGAAGCTCCCTCTTCTCGACGACGCCCCCGGCTCATCACCATCCAGGGTTCCTCCGGTCAGCGTTGACGGCAACAATTACT CGAGCCACCAATCTACCTTGAAGGAAAACGCTCCGAGCGAATTCACCGACGACAATCAGAGCGTGGTTTCTTCGGTCGTTTCCGAGCCACCGTACAGAAGCACCCCCGATTTTGGGGCGCAGAAAACAGGTCGACACGAGCCCTCGCAGTCGGCGAAACCTGCCAACAATTCATCCTCTAGCGTTAACGGAACCGAGGAGCAAACTAAGGCAAATGGGATTGGAACGAGGCAGGGGATCCACCTCACCCCGATAAAACGACAGCCCCTTGAGTACCTCTCGATCGGAGTGAACGTGAGGAAAAAGTCATCGGCGAAGAAGAACAGTTCGACTAAGAGAATGCAGGTGGGCGCCGGTGAAAGGCCGACGACACCGGATTCTGCTCAGGCGACCAACAGCAACAGGACGAAGCCGAACAGCGCGGGCAGGAGGAGATTCCGGGCGCCGAATTTCGGGCCAGAACAGGCGGAGAATGGAGGAAGCAACGGGGCCGTGTGGAACGGTAACACGCTGAATTTCTTCCCGAGCAAAACGATTGGCAAGGACACCATGCAGAGCAACGGGGGAACACCGCCGAACACCAAGCAGAGCAACTGCTCGTTCGTGAGATACGTCAGCGAGCATCATAGCACGACGTACGAGTACCGACCGGGCACAGCGTCAGCCGAAGTTGCGCGTCTCAAACGACTCGAAATGTCCTACGCGGAGGCACTCCGCATGCCAAATAAACCAAAAACGTCACCTAATAGTAACAGTAGTAGTAGCATTAATCGTAGTATCAATCGTCGACATTaa
- the LOC124302201 gene encoding uncharacterized protein LOC124302201 isoform X4: MSSVVSSIGGVRCLTDEEADHNMLQDLQLAAELGKTLLERNKELENHLKQQQNTIDEQAQEIEYMKKQTAALREVNDSRLRVYEQLEVSIQDLERANHRLALENSTDKKQIKSQSFNIETLEARCEELQRKLDELAAEHETLLRRHRNNDHTNNLPNRVTAIWQAKVSQDGSIEEDAAPPSPLPEKSADTSIRELASTLASDDEITELLRQLHEARNQRAREKKRVAELGEQLNSILQENSSLEEQLNMWRHKAEDMKNLQDEISTLEEVRQGLLCGRCLRGVDNRTHDALSIMLDQEEDDDLSLIESMTTESYRESDTPLPQEVGQKFQEEEVEDNPYRVLVEKYEALLEVQRHPAPCRKANGGGAGGCLSLQEELVMSGDFNSFINGSSSNQQESPPTQVASIKREVCALPAPKSTAIETRGNKGLRSACKKPFSGTPTDLSEAESSSSGFSDETSNKATQTDDPRSGSLLCSIADGEDCKFSIYDDASPIESRFRKTPEYRQLFREIFGVLKRAAEAKDEGEKLPLLDDAPGSSPSRVPPVSVDGNNYSSHQSTLKENAPSEFTDDNQSVVSSVVSEPPYRSTPDFGAQKTGRHEPSQSAKPANNSSSSVNGTEEQTKANGIGTRQGIHLTPIKRQPLEYLSIGVNVRKKSSAKKNSSTKRMQVGAGERPTTPDSAQATNSNRTKPNSAGRRRFRAPNFGPEQAENGGSNGAVWNGNTLNFFPSKTIGKDTMQSNGGTPPNTKQSNCSFVRYVSEHHSTTYEYRPGTASAEVARLKRLEMSYAEALRMPNKPKTSPNSNSSSSINRSINRRH; the protein is encoded by the exons ATCTCCAGCTGGCCGCCGAACTCGGGAAGACCTTACTCGAGCGCAACAAGGAGCTAGAGAATCATCTTAAGCAGCAGCAGAACACGATCGACGAGCAGGCGCAGGAGATTGAG TACATGAAAAAGCAAACTGCGGCTTTGAGGGAGGTAAACGATTCTCGATTGAGGGTCTACGAGCAGCTGGAAGTAAGCATACAGGATTTGGAGCGGGCAAACCATCGCCTGGCCCTCGAAAATTCCACGGATAAGAAACAAATCAAGAG CCAGAGTTTTAACATCGAAACTCTCGAAGCTCGATGCGAAGAATTACAGAGAAAATTGGATGAGCTTGCCGCCGAACACGAAACTCTGCTTCGTCGACATCGCAACAATGATCATACGAATAATTTGCCAAATCGCGTCACCGCAATTTGGCAGGCCAAGGTATCGCAGGATGGCAGCATTGAAGAG GACGCTGCCCCACCTAGCCCGTTGCCTGAAAAATCTGCGGATACGAGTATAAGAGAGCTGGCTTCCACACTGGCTAGCGACGATGAAATCACAGAGTTATTGCGGCAGCTTCACGAGGCGCGAAATCAGAGGGCACGGGAGAAAAAGAGAGTCGCGGAGCTTGGCGAACAGCTCAATTCAATCCTCCAGGAAAATTCGAGTCTCGAAGAGCAGCTCAATATGTGGCGACACAAGGCTGAGGACATGAAAAATCTCCAGGACGAAATCAGCACTCTCGAAGAAGTCAG ACAAGGGCTCCTCTGCGGTCGGTGTTTGCGCGGCGTTGACAACAGGACGCACGATGCGCTCTCGATAATGTTGGACCAAGAGGAGGATGACGATCTGAGCCTGATCGAATCCATGACGACTGAAAGCTACAGGGAATCCGATACTCCTCTACCGCAG GAAGTTGGTCAGAAATTCCAGGAAGAAGAGGTTGAGGACAACCCTTACAGGGTTCTTGTCGAGAAATATGAAGCTTTGCTCGAGGTGCAGCGGCACCCGGCACCGTGTAGAAAGGCGAACGGAGGAGGAGCCGGGGGCTGCTTGTCGCTCCAAGAAGAGCTGGTTATGTCGGGAGATTTCAACAGCTTTATAAACGGCTCTTCGTCCAACCAGCAGGAATCGCCGCCGACGCAGGTCGCGAGTATAAAGCGCGAAGTCTGCGCGTTACCGGCGCCGAAATCCACCGCTATCGAAACTCGCGGCAATAAGGGTCTCAGGTCGGCGTGCAAAAAGCCCTTCTCCGGCACCCCGACCGACCTCTCGGAGGCCGAGTCATCGTCCTCTGGGTTCTCAGACGAGACCAGCAACAAGGCGACGCAAACGGACGACCCGAGGTCGGGCTCGCTTCTCTGCTCCATCGCCGACGGCGAGGACTGCAAGTTCAGCATCTATGACGACGCCAGCCCCATCGAAAGCCGTTTTCGCAAGACTCCGGAGTACAGGCAGCTGTTCCGCGAAATATTCGGTGTTCTGAAACGCGCCGCCGAAGCGAAGGACGAGGGCGAGAAGCTCCCTCTTCTCGACGACGCCCCCGGCTCATCACCATCCAGGGTTCCTCCGGTCAGCGTTGACGGCAACAATTACT CGAGCCACCAATCTACCTTGAAGGAAAACGCTCCGAGCGAATTCACCGACGACAATCAGAGCGTGGTTTCTTCGGTCGTTTCCGAGCCACCGTACAGAAGCACCCCCGATTTTGGGGCGCAGAAAACAGGTCGACACGAGCCCTCGCAGTCGGCGAAACCTGCCAACAATTCATCCTCTAGCGTTAACGGAACCGAGGAGCAAACTAAGGCAAATGGGATTGGAACGAGGCAGGGGATCCACCTCACCCCGATAAAACGACAGCCCCTTGAGTACCTCTCGATCGGAGTGAACGTGAGGAAAAAGTCATCGGCGAAGAAGAACAGTTCGACTAAGAGAATGCAGGTGGGCGCCGGTGAAAGGCCGACGACACCGGATTCTGCTCAGGCGACCAACAGCAACAGGACGAAGCCGAACAGCGCGGGCAGGAGGAGATTCCGGGCGCCGAATTTCGGGCCAGAACAGGCGGAGAATGGAGGAAGCAACGGGGCCGTGTGGAACGGTAACACGCTGAATTTCTTCCCGAGCAAAACGATTGGCAAGGACACCATGCAGAGCAACGGGGGAACACCGCCGAACACCAAGCAGAGCAACTGCTCGTTCGTGAGATACGTCAGCGAGCATCATAGCACGACGTACGAGTACCGACCGGGCACAGCGTCAGCCGAAGTTGCGCGTCTCAAACGACTCGAAATGTCCTACGCGGAGGCACTCCGCATGCCAAATAAACCAAAAACGTCACCTAATAGTAACAGTAGTAGTAGCATTAATCGTAGTATCAATCGTCGACATTaa
- the LOC124302201 gene encoding uncharacterized protein LOC124302201 isoform X2, translating to MHIGTCINTLTKRGERATNLSRAQRAPPAIEATKPKIGALSSRDHSTIITRRDGSLSGTRSSRYTQSHLQLAAELGKTLLERNKELENHLKQQQNTIDEQAQEIEYMKKQTAALREVNDSRLRVYEQLEVSIQDLERANHRLALENSTDKKQIKSQSFNIETLEARCEELQRKLDELAAEHETLLRRHRNNDHTNNLPNRVTAIWQAKVSQDGSIEEDAAPPSPLPEKSADTSIRELASTLASDDEITELLRQLHEARNQRAREKKRVAELGEQLNSILQENSSLEEQLNMWRHKAEDMKNLQDEISTLEEVRQGLLCGRCLRGVDNRTHDALSIMLDQEEDDDLSLIESMTTESYRESDTPLPQEVGQKFQEEEVEDNPYRVLVEKYEALLEVQRHPAPCRKANGGGAGGCLSLQEELVMSGDFNSFINGSSSNQQESPPTQVASIKREVCALPAPKSTAIETRGNKGLRSACKKPFSGTPTDLSEAESSSSGFSDETSNKATQTDDPRSGSLLCSIADGEDCKFSIYDDASPIESRFRKTPEYRQLFREIFGVLKRAAEAKDEGEKLPLLDDAPGSSPSRVPPVSVDGNNYSSHQSTLKENAPSEFTDDNQSVVSSVVSEPPYRSTPDFGAQKTGRHEPSQSAKPANNSSSSVNGTEEQTKANGIGTRQGIHLTPIKRQPLEYLSIGVNVRKKSSAKKNSSTKRMQVGAGERPTTPDSAQATNSNRTKPNSAGRRRFRAPNFGPEQAENGGSNGAVWNGNTLNFFPSKTIGKDTMQSNGGTPPNTKQSNCSFVRYVSEHHSTTYEYRPGTASAEVARLKRLEMSYAEALRMPNKPKTSPNSNSSSSINRSINRRH from the exons ATCTCCAGCTGGCCGCCGAACTCGGGAAGACCTTACTCGAGCGCAACAAGGAGCTAGAGAATCATCTTAAGCAGCAGCAGAACACGATCGACGAGCAGGCGCAGGAGATTGAG TACATGAAAAAGCAAACTGCGGCTTTGAGGGAGGTAAACGATTCTCGATTGAGGGTCTACGAGCAGCTGGAAGTAAGCATACAGGATTTGGAGCGGGCAAACCATCGCCTGGCCCTCGAAAATTCCACGGATAAGAAACAAATCAAGAG CCAGAGTTTTAACATCGAAACTCTCGAAGCTCGATGCGAAGAATTACAGAGAAAATTGGATGAGCTTGCCGCCGAACACGAAACTCTGCTTCGTCGACATCGCAACAATGATCATACGAATAATTTGCCAAATCGCGTCACCGCAATTTGGCAGGCCAAGGTATCGCAGGATGGCAGCATTGAAGAG GACGCTGCCCCACCTAGCCCGTTGCCTGAAAAATCTGCGGATACGAGTATAAGAGAGCTGGCTTCCACACTGGCTAGCGACGATGAAATCACAGAGTTATTGCGGCAGCTTCACGAGGCGCGAAATCAGAGGGCACGGGAGAAAAAGAGAGTCGCGGAGCTTGGCGAACAGCTCAATTCAATCCTCCAGGAAAATTCGAGTCTCGAAGAGCAGCTCAATATGTGGCGACACAAGGCTGAGGACATGAAAAATCTCCAGGACGAAATCAGCACTCTCGAAGAAGTCAG ACAAGGGCTCCTCTGCGGTCGGTGTTTGCGCGGCGTTGACAACAGGACGCACGATGCGCTCTCGATAATGTTGGACCAAGAGGAGGATGACGATCTGAGCCTGATCGAATCCATGACGACTGAAAGCTACAGGGAATCCGATACTCCTCTACCGCAG GAAGTTGGTCAGAAATTCCAGGAAGAAGAGGTTGAGGACAACCCTTACAGGGTTCTTGTCGAGAAATATGAAGCTTTGCTCGAGGTGCAGCGGCACCCGGCACCGTGTAGAAAGGCGAACGGAGGAGGAGCCGGGGGCTGCTTGTCGCTCCAAGAAGAGCTGGTTATGTCGGGAGATTTCAACAGCTTTATAAACGGCTCTTCGTCCAACCAGCAGGAATCGCCGCCGACGCAGGTCGCGAGTATAAAGCGCGAAGTCTGCGCGTTACCGGCGCCGAAATCCACCGCTATCGAAACTCGCGGCAATAAGGGTCTCAGGTCGGCGTGCAAAAAGCCCTTCTCCGGCACCCCGACCGACCTCTCGGAGGCCGAGTCATCGTCCTCTGGGTTCTCAGACGAGACCAGCAACAAGGCGACGCAAACGGACGACCCGAGGTCGGGCTCGCTTCTCTGCTCCATCGCCGACGGCGAGGACTGCAAGTTCAGCATCTATGACGACGCCAGCCCCATCGAAAGCCGTTTTCGCAAGACTCCGGAGTACAGGCAGCTGTTCCGCGAAATATTCGGTGTTCTGAAACGCGCCGCCGAAGCGAAGGACGAGGGCGAGAAGCTCCCTCTTCTCGACGACGCCCCCGGCTCATCACCATCCAGGGTTCCTCCGGTCAGCGTTGACGGCAACAATTACT CGAGCCACCAATCTACCTTGAAGGAAAACGCTCCGAGCGAATTCACCGACGACAATCAGAGCGTGGTTTCTTCGGTCGTTTCCGAGCCACCGTACAGAAGCACCCCCGATTTTGGGGCGCAGAAAACAGGTCGACACGAGCCCTCGCAGTCGGCGAAACCTGCCAACAATTCATCCTCTAGCGTTAACGGAACCGAGGAGCAAACTAAGGCAAATGGGATTGGAACGAGGCAGGGGATCCACCTCACCCCGATAAAACGACAGCCCCTTGAGTACCTCTCGATCGGAGTGAACGTGAGGAAAAAGTCATCGGCGAAGAAGAACAGTTCGACTAAGAGAATGCAGGTGGGCGCCGGTGAAAGGCCGACGACACCGGATTCTGCTCAGGCGACCAACAGCAACAGGACGAAGCCGAACAGCGCGGGCAGGAGGAGATTCCGGGCGCCGAATTTCGGGCCAGAACAGGCGGAGAATGGAGGAAGCAACGGGGCCGTGTGGAACGGTAACACGCTGAATTTCTTCCCGAGCAAAACGATTGGCAAGGACACCATGCAGAGCAACGGGGGAACACCGCCGAACACCAAGCAGAGCAACTGCTCGTTCGTGAGATACGTCAGCGAGCATCATAGCACGACGTACGAGTACCGACCGGGCACAGCGTCAGCCGAAGTTGCGCGTCTCAAACGACTCGAAATGTCCTACGCGGAGGCACTCCGCATGCCAAATAAACCAAAAACGTCACCTAATAGTAACAGTAGTAGTAGCATTAATCGTAGTATCAATCGTCGACATTaa
- the LOC124302201 gene encoding uncharacterized protein LOC124302201 isoform X1, protein MASFNDLKTEWSMLCQECTDCWTKTDLQLAAELGKTLLERNKELENHLKQQQNTIDEQAQEIEYMKKQTAALREVNDSRLRVYEQLEVSIQDLERANHRLALENSTDKKQIKSQSFNIETLEARCEELQRKLDELAAEHETLLRRHRNNDHTNNLPNRVTAIWQAKVSQDGSIEEDAAPPSPLPEKSADTSIRELASTLASDDEITELLRQLHEARNQRAREKKRVAELGEQLNSILQENSSLEEQLNMWRHKAEDMKNLQDEISTLEEVRQGLLCGRCLRGVDNRTHDALSIMLDQEEDDDLSLIESMTTESYRESDTPLPQEVGQKFQEEEVEDNPYRVLVEKYEALLEVQRHPAPCRKANGGGAGGCLSLQEELVMSGDFNSFINGSSSNQQESPPTQVASIKREVCALPAPKSTAIETRGNKGLRSACKKPFSGTPTDLSEAESSSSGFSDETSNKATQTDDPRSGSLLCSIADGEDCKFSIYDDASPIESRFRKTPEYRQLFREIFGVLKRAAEAKDEGEKLPLLDDAPGSSPSRVPPVSVDGNNYSSHQSTLKENAPSEFTDDNQSVVSSVVSEPPYRSTPDFGAQKTGRHEPSQSAKPANNSSSSVNGTEEQTKANGIGTRQGIHLTPIKRQPLEYLSIGVNVRKKSSAKKNSSTKRMQVGAGERPTTPDSAQATNSNRTKPNSAGRRRFRAPNFGPEQAENGGSNGAVWNGNTLNFFPSKTIGKDTMQSNGGTPPNTKQSNCSFVRYVSEHHSTTYEYRPGTASAEVARLKRLEMSYAEALRMPNKPKTSPNSNSSSSINRSINRRH, encoded by the exons ATCTCCAGCTGGCCGCCGAACTCGGGAAGACCTTACTCGAGCGCAACAAGGAGCTAGAGAATCATCTTAAGCAGCAGCAGAACACGATCGACGAGCAGGCGCAGGAGATTGAG TACATGAAAAAGCAAACTGCGGCTTTGAGGGAGGTAAACGATTCTCGATTGAGGGTCTACGAGCAGCTGGAAGTAAGCATACAGGATTTGGAGCGGGCAAACCATCGCCTGGCCCTCGAAAATTCCACGGATAAGAAACAAATCAAGAG CCAGAGTTTTAACATCGAAACTCTCGAAGCTCGATGCGAAGAATTACAGAGAAAATTGGATGAGCTTGCCGCCGAACACGAAACTCTGCTTCGTCGACATCGCAACAATGATCATACGAATAATTTGCCAAATCGCGTCACCGCAATTTGGCAGGCCAAGGTATCGCAGGATGGCAGCATTGAAGAG GACGCTGCCCCACCTAGCCCGTTGCCTGAAAAATCTGCGGATACGAGTATAAGAGAGCTGGCTTCCACACTGGCTAGCGACGATGAAATCACAGAGTTATTGCGGCAGCTTCACGAGGCGCGAAATCAGAGGGCACGGGAGAAAAAGAGAGTCGCGGAGCTTGGCGAACAGCTCAATTCAATCCTCCAGGAAAATTCGAGTCTCGAAGAGCAGCTCAATATGTGGCGACACAAGGCTGAGGACATGAAAAATCTCCAGGACGAAATCAGCACTCTCGAAGAAGTCAG ACAAGGGCTCCTCTGCGGTCGGTGTTTGCGCGGCGTTGACAACAGGACGCACGATGCGCTCTCGATAATGTTGGACCAAGAGGAGGATGACGATCTGAGCCTGATCGAATCCATGACGACTGAAAGCTACAGGGAATCCGATACTCCTCTACCGCAG GAAGTTGGTCAGAAATTCCAGGAAGAAGAGGTTGAGGACAACCCTTACAGGGTTCTTGTCGAGAAATATGAAGCTTTGCTCGAGGTGCAGCGGCACCCGGCACCGTGTAGAAAGGCGAACGGAGGAGGAGCCGGGGGCTGCTTGTCGCTCCAAGAAGAGCTGGTTATGTCGGGAGATTTCAACAGCTTTATAAACGGCTCTTCGTCCAACCAGCAGGAATCGCCGCCGACGCAGGTCGCGAGTATAAAGCGCGAAGTCTGCGCGTTACCGGCGCCGAAATCCACCGCTATCGAAACTCGCGGCAATAAGGGTCTCAGGTCGGCGTGCAAAAAGCCCTTCTCCGGCACCCCGACCGACCTCTCGGAGGCCGAGTCATCGTCCTCTGGGTTCTCAGACGAGACCAGCAACAAGGCGACGCAAACGGACGACCCGAGGTCGGGCTCGCTTCTCTGCTCCATCGCCGACGGCGAGGACTGCAAGTTCAGCATCTATGACGACGCCAGCCCCATCGAAAGCCGTTTTCGCAAGACTCCGGAGTACAGGCAGCTGTTCCGCGAAATATTCGGTGTTCTGAAACGCGCCGCCGAAGCGAAGGACGAGGGCGAGAAGCTCCCTCTTCTCGACGACGCCCCCGGCTCATCACCATCCAGGGTTCCTCCGGTCAGCGTTGACGGCAACAATTACT CGAGCCACCAATCTACCTTGAAGGAAAACGCTCCGAGCGAATTCACCGACGACAATCAGAGCGTGGTTTCTTCGGTCGTTTCCGAGCCACCGTACAGAAGCACCCCCGATTTTGGGGCGCAGAAAACAGGTCGACACGAGCCCTCGCAGTCGGCGAAACCTGCCAACAATTCATCCTCTAGCGTTAACGGAACCGAGGAGCAAACTAAGGCAAATGGGATTGGAACGAGGCAGGGGATCCACCTCACCCCGATAAAACGACAGCCCCTTGAGTACCTCTCGATCGGAGTGAACGTGAGGAAAAAGTCATCGGCGAAGAAGAACAGTTCGACTAAGAGAATGCAGGTGGGCGCCGGTGAAAGGCCGACGACACCGGATTCTGCTCAGGCGACCAACAGCAACAGGACGAAGCCGAACAGCGCGGGCAGGAGGAGATTCCGGGCGCCGAATTTCGGGCCAGAACAGGCGGAGAATGGAGGAAGCAACGGGGCCGTGTGGAACGGTAACACGCTGAATTTCTTCCCGAGCAAAACGATTGGCAAGGACACCATGCAGAGCAACGGGGGAACACCGCCGAACACCAAGCAGAGCAACTGCTCGTTCGTGAGATACGTCAGCGAGCATCATAGCACGACGTACGAGTACCGACCGGGCACAGCGTCAGCCGAAGTTGCGCGTCTCAAACGACTCGAAATGTCCTACGCGGAGGCACTCCGCATGCCAAATAAACCAAAAACGTCACCTAATAGTAACAGTAGTAGTAGCATTAATCGTAGTATCAATCGTCGACATTaa